The Phaseolus vulgaris cultivar G19833 chromosome 5, P. vulgaris v2.0, whole genome shotgun sequence genomic interval aatataacattttgtGGGTTCATCCTACTGAATTTTATTTCCAATTTGATTGATATCATATGATATTTTTATCACTTCAGCAGAAAaagaaatttgatatttttttatcaaattattacTTTGTGCTCCTACTTACAAATACTGCATGAGATTATTTTTCTGTTATCTTTGATTTACATGTTCTGTTATATAATAAAACTAGGTGAGAGAAAATTCCAATAATCTGAGTTGCTGGATAATTTCTTCTTAGATGAAAAACAAACCTCGTGATCTGGGATTACAGATTTATGATATAATTTGACCATGATTGTGTTTTACCTAGTTTTTTCCTAGCTTTCCTTTTCTATAAGAGAAATTGGGCAAAAGACATTTGAAGAAGTCATAAAAAATTAAGGAtcttaatttttaaagaaaaaaggaGGGAgtaacttttgaaaaaaaagctAACTGAAagggtttttaaaaataagttttacaCCTTCTTAGCCTTACTCTCCCTCTCATCAAGAATTAGCCAAGGAAGgacaaattgttttttttttagttttacaaggtttcaagttaaagctctcaaatgacttttattttttaaatttatgaagtTATTGAGCTTTAACTTTAAAGTTGCTTTAGCCTAAGATTTATTTTATCAACTTTCTCTAACAACGAAAGTGATTTTCCTTTTGATCAAGTGGATAAAAGTTTTGCCCCAATTACTACTGTTCATGAAAATGGTCCTTCAATCCATGTTCATCTTGCAAGCTGAAATGTACGACTTCATCTGAGTTACTAGCTTTATGTTTGTTGTAATCGTTTTTAGTAAATACAtatactttaaattttattgtatgaTAGTTTAATTATCTAATCAATTCATAACTTCAAGAGCTGGACTGACTGCAATGTATTGTGTTTATGCTTCAGGAGTCTTGCTAGATGACCTACTTGTTGCTGAAGATCTTGCAGCTGCTGAAACAACCGCTGCTGCTTCACatgctgctgctgctgcagCTGCATCTAATGTACAAGCTGGGCGCTTACCTGGACGATATGGATTTATTGATGATAGAACGAGGCAAGCAATTCCTGAGGCAGCTGCTGATGGCTCTGTTGTTTTGGGAAATCCAGTTGCACCCCCAATGAATGGTGACATTTATACAGATATCAGCACCGAAAATGCCATGCTTCAGGGACCTCGGTATAATAGCTGTTTTCATTTTATTGGGCAAGTATTTTGTGTTACTTGTTTGGCTTCATTCATCTGAAGGACTTTGAACAGGCGAACTGCTAAAGGTGTGGAGTATCTGGTTGAAGCATCAGCTGCAGAAGCTGAAGCTATCAGTGCAGCACTGGCTGCTGCCAAGGCACGGCAGGAGAATGGAGAGGCTGAAGTGCCTGATAGAGACCGTGGGGCAGAGGCTACCCCAAGTGGGAAACAAACATCTTCCTTGATCAAGCCTGATTCTGCTGGTGCAAATAACGTTACCCCTGGTGGAGTTCGGCTGCATCACAGAGCTGTGCgtaatatattttcattaacAGGGAAAGTGTATTCTGCGGAGAAGTTTACATAAAGTATTTAGGCACATTTTTTTGTTGTGTTGAATTTTCTCCAGGTGGTTGTTGCTGCAGAGACTGGCGGTGCATTAGGTGGCATGGTTAGACAGCTTTCAATTGATCAATTTGAAAATGAAGGCAGGCGGGTTAGTTATGGGACTCCAGAAAGTGCAACTGCTGCCAGGAAGTTATTAGATCGGCAGATGTCTATCAACAGTGTACCTAAAAAGGTACAGATTCATCTCTACAACGAGTTATCAAATGaacataaaataattgtatttcatattaaaaatattagaaaaatacTTTGTAATTTGTCACTTGGTTGGTCAAGTTTATTAATCTTTCATTCATTTCCATTGCTTACTCCGCATTGCATTTTTTGGATTATTATTTTTAGGGGGTTCTGTCTATGTTTACATTTATATTCTCTTTTGTTGGATTGCGAAGCATTCTTGCTTTGGCTTGTATTCAGATTCAGAATTGTTTGTAATGGATTTTCCTCACTTTTACAGGTCATTGCACACCTCTTAAAGCCTCGTGGATGGAAACCACCAGTACGGCGACAGTTTTTTTTGGATTGTAATGAAATTGCTGATCTTTGTGACAGTGCTGAGCGGATATTTTCTGGTGAACCAAGTGTTTTACAACTTAGGGCaccaattaaaatatttggtgATCTACATGGACAGTTTGGTGATCTCATGCGCCTTTTTGACGAGTATGGTGCACCATCAACTGCTGGTGACATTGCGTAAGTTTCATAGCTTCCATTAATGGTTATTTGTTTATAATGGATATGGTTATAGTGGCATCATGTTGCTAGTGGCAGACCCATATATAGATGAGGGTGGGCAGTTGCACCCTGTCATTTTGTGAATTTACaattaaataagttaaattttCACGTTTTGcaacttttaatttatatattgacCCCACTATCAAGTGACAAgttcatatattaatataaaaatctgTGTAAAAATTGAGCAGACCCATTATAttatatgataatatatatttttttatatatagtccCCACTGGTCTTGGGTCCGCCACTGATAGTGACAACTATTCATTTAGCTGGCTATTCTGGGTCAATAAGGGCAGTTATTTTATTTGGGCTTGTTTGTTGATGTAAAAGATGTTCAATCAAAACCACAACCAGCTTTCTATATTTACCACCATTTTGTTTCTGTAGTTGTTTATTCTTGGTGCATTGTTGAAATCTTTGAGCAATTTTTACAGTATATAGATGTCTCATTTGATTTTTAAGCTTAACTCATCCTTACAAAACTGGCGTGTTAGGGAAGGATTACCCCCACTTATATACTGTAAATTgacttaatctctagtcgacgtAGAATCTCCAACACACTCCCCTCAGCTCGAGGCATATACATCTCGAGCATTGAACTAGATATTTGTGGGTGACACAATAGGGTCATCAAAACTTATTATGATAGGTTcttatatcatattaagaagtaagTTGAAGTCTAACTCATTCTTACAAAACCGACTTGTAAGGTGAGGATTgctccacttatatactataaattgaCATTATCTTAAGTTGATGTGCGATCTCTAACATACCCCATTGTGTCAAGGAATGTATATCTCGTGTGTGGGTTTAGATATtcatgggtggtccgatagacTCATCAAATCTCGTTATCGGGCCATTATTGGACCACCCACGAATATCTAGATCCGTGCACAATATGTACATGTCTCGACGTGAGAAGAGTGTATTGGAGATCTCATGTTAACTAAACATAAGAATGATTTACAATACATAAGTGGAGACAATCCTTAACTTACAAGTCATTTCACAAAATTGGATctaatttttttggtttttcttccCCCAATTACCTCATTCTAGTCTGCCAGAATTATGCTTCTTGGTGGGGTGTAGTAATTTGTCTTGCATGCCTAGTTAGCAAAAAAATGCATGATTCGCGTATTCCCTTTAAACTAAATGTAGAAGGCTTCTTGTTGTGTGAAGTTAAGGGGGGAAGTCATTGTCTTGTATATGGAAAAAGGTTGTTCCTGGATTCAAAACTATGATCAACCGGTCACCAAATCCCAACCTTACTACAATGATATAATGCATTTTTCTAGATTTTATTTCaattcatattaaaattattcCAGATTTCTAGATTTTTCTAATTGTAGTTCGCCCAAAGTTTGTAATTGTCTTTTCATAGACATGGTTTTAGTATAAATACAGGAGTTAGATTATTTATAGAACAATATTTAATCTCATTAATAAAATACATCTTctgtaaaaaaatttatatctaatcTGGTTAATATAACACCAACAGGGCTATTATAATACTAGTTACTTGGGCATTTGATTTTCTCTATTGCTAATTTTGTATAAACGACTATCAGATATATCGATTATCTATTCCTAGGAGATTATGTTGATCGTGGACAGCACAGCTTGGAAACTATAACCCTTCTTCTTGCTTTAAAGGTACTCTTGATTGTTTAGGTTGTCTTTCTCTGTTTTTGTGTGAAGTTTGGTGGCCTCATGTTTATGCATAGTTCTGTGAATATTACAGGTTGAGTATCCCAACAACGTACATCTAATACGTGGAAATCATGAAGCTGCAGATATAAATGCACTCTTTGGTTTCCGAATTGAGTGCATAGAGAGGATGGTAAGGAATTTAACGTACCAGAAATTATGTCTTGTTTATATTGAACTCATCAACAATCATGTTTGTTGCTTATCAGGGTGAGAGAGACGGAATTTGGACCTGGCATCGGATAAACAAGCTGTTTAATTGGCTTCCTCTAGCAGCcttaattgagaaaaaaattatttgcatGCATGGTGGTATTGGTCGTTCAATAAATCATGTAGAGCAGATTGAAAACATTCAGCGTCCAATTCCAATGGAAGCGGGATCGATTGTGCTTATGGATCTATTGTGGTTAGTGCATGTGTGCTattgcaagtttattgtgactGTGTTTCGCCTTTCTGGTTGATAACATCATGAATTGTTTCTAGGTCTGATCCGACAGAGAATGACAGCGTGGAAGGACTGCGGCCAAATGCTAGAGGTCCTGGATTAGTTACTTTTGGGGTGAGTGCTCCTTACCTGTTGTCATTCtagaaataatttttcaattttcttcagTAATTTGGTTGTTTGTGTTTGtagatgaaataaaaaaaaaatgtaaatagaaAGTAATATCCTAACAGCTGTTTGTAATGAATGCCGTCACTTGGTATTTTCCAcatggtcttgttgaatgactaTCGTAATTTTTGACTTATCTTACCTGATATTCTTCTTGAACATCTTTTGTGATCATTTAATCATTATTTGTTACTTCAGCCTGATCGGGTGATGGAATTTTGCAACAACAATGATCTTCAACTAATTGTTCGTGCACATGAATGTGTGATGGATGGGTTTGAGCGTTTTGCCCAGGGACATTTGATCACGCTTTTTTCAGCTACAAATTATTGTGGTATGTTATTGACTTCTGTATTGCACTTTCTCACTCCTTTGATTATCTTCTCATCTAAATGTTGGCACTGCTTGCTCCAAAAGGTACCGCAAATAATGCCGGGGCAATATTAGTTTTGGGTAGAGACCTTGTTGTGGTTCCTAAACTGATTCATCCATTACCACCAGCAATTTCCTCACCAGAAACGTCACCAGAACGTCATATTGAAGATACATGGATGCAGGTACTCCctcaaatatttttcattaaatagtAGTGTTTTTTAATAGTGTTGcagatatttaattaataataattttgagcTGATGTGATTTCAATGGCGcttttattgtaaaataaaCACGTTTTTATTAATGCACACAGGAGTTGAATGCTAACAGGCCACCAACACCAACTAGGGGCCGCCCCCCAGTAACAAACGACCGAGGTTCGCTGGCTTGGATATAATGATCGATCATTAAAGAATGTGTCCAGAATATTTATGCCCTACTGGCTCGTGCTAATCAGCCTAGTTTTTAGTGTTTTGTAAATAGCATGATGCCATTTACGGGAGTCTCCGAACCTGTGAACTTAATCCCCGCACAAAAGTTTTGGTTCTCACTACTCCGTCAGCAGGCCTTGATAAGATACACGCTCGGTGTGCAAGGTTGGCAGCCACCGCTACGTTTACTTTGACCAGGCTATCAGTTCCCCCACCCGTTTGTAAATTGAGCATAGGTTACCAAATCAAGGTTATGGTTCTGTCATGAAGGCTATTTTTGTCTTCTATTCTTACATATTTTTTACTGCCCTTAGGCTATTGTTGAGGTTTTGTTAATCAAGAGGACAGGAgggttatatttttttttatgtgatggtgAGATATATAAATCAGAAATCTTCTTTGGAGGGTCATGTATCATAGGTGTTGCTCTGTAATTTTCATCTTTGTACAATTAATTTTTGCGTGGATCGATATTGTCCTACGAAGAATGTGAATTTTGATAATagattttgcattttttttgcACTGTTAAACCTCTGTATTTTTACTTATCTTCCAGTTGCGCTTTTGATATTAACTATTGCTGTGCCTGGTAGCTAATGATCGAGTTTTCAGCCgacaaataaaagttatttatcCATTCATAGGATACAAAAAACAAAATCTTCAATTTTTCTCACTGTTTTTTCATCTTACTTTGTGCGCAAACGTTGATTTGTCATCGTATAAATGAAATTCTCCATAAACACGTCTAACGTAACATTACAATGCTTCAGTGCGGATGGCCAGTAGTCATAagtttgttttttatatttaataattccTATGTGTCAGTATGGGGATGTAACGACGTCCTAGCATCCCACGAAAAAGGGACATTCATTCGCTGGAGGTGTACATTCCATTAACATAAATCGTATACAGGTAACAATCAAACTGATACAAAAGATAACCTGGTTTAATTGATAGCTGTCATCATCTTCTAACAAATGGAAGAACCCATACCCCTAACCTCTTTTTACAGGCCTTTGAACGTAGGATTTGTTGGGGTCCTCCGTCTTAAGCTTCGGAGGGCGAATTTCCCCTTTCTTATTCTGCATACATACAAAATGgtacataatattattaatcttagtTCCAATACATGTCAGACAGAATAGTCAAGTATACGAGATATCTCACCTTCTTTCCACCCTTCATAAAATCTCTCCAGCTGGATACCTGATGATGAATTGCattaatttataagaaaaaagtaCGGCATGCCAAGAAAATTCAGCTTATTTTTTAAACAGACGATGAAAAAGCATGATAATATTTAAACAGCTTCAAGGCAAGTAAATGCAAGAATCAAAACAAGTCATGCCTATAAAATTCAGATTATCTTTTAAACAGCTTCAGATAAAAGACAGGTGTAGGCTTAAAGTGCAAGAATTAAAAACGGAACCCTTGTATCAGTTGAGAGGAGAGGCTGCTCATCAGTTGTGACTAAACTTAGTAATAAGAGGAATGATACATTGACAACCTGCTTCAGTATACAACCTCTATGATGATATAAAAACTCtatgataatataaaaaaggGTATTGTCATATCATACAAAAGTTGAAATTTTAGACAAAGAAAAAGGGTTGTATGCTAGAACAAGGTTGTGAATGTATCATTTTTCTAGTAATAACTACTAGACCATTTAACTATTTTCTACTGTATCCCCAGCGATGGTGTTACTTATGTTAAAAAattcttttcattattttacCAGATATACTGGCACTTTAAAGATAAGCATAATACAGAAAACCAGAAGAATATGTTGAACGTGAACAAAATATTGCCAAATTCTGGAAATCTTTATAACTTCATTGTAGATATCAAAGAAACacatcagaaaaaaaaatgctttaGCCAAAGGTTTGATGTATAAAATGAAGTTTAAAGATGAAGTCATAGAAAACTAACCCTCTTCTCTCGTGTTCCTTCCCATTCCTCCTCGTGTTCACGCTTTCTTTTCCACATTTCTTTTTGTTCCTCTTCATCCTTTTTCAATCTGCCTTCCTCCTCAGATATCTAAATAATATCGAATAACTTAAAAGGAATAAATTATCTCCAAATGATCCCGCTGACTTGTTACTAACATTTTCAAAGACACGTGAAAATTTGGAAAGGGTGGATTAGAGCATACCCTCATTTGCATTTTTCTTCTCCTCCATTCTTGTTCTGTTAATAGTTCACGAACTTTGACCTTGAGATCCTGCTTGAATTCCTCTGACTGTTCATATTGTTTATCATAT includes:
- the LOC137835590 gene encoding serine/threonine-protein phosphatase BSL3, which gives rise to MDVDSSMVPETDHDPAVQNHAAAAQPSAETEGEQLEEPPSSGGGSPAPAAAPQSPSGGPRLAPTYTVVNAILEKKEDGPGPRCGHTLTAVAAVGEEGTSGYIGPRLILFGGATALEGNSAASGTPSSAGNAGIRLAGATADVHCYDVLTNKWSRLTPFGEPPTPRAAHVATAVGTMVVIQGGIGPAGLSAEDLHVLDLTQQWPRWHRVSVQGPGPGPRYGHVMALVGQRYLMAIGGNDGKRPLADVWALDTAAKPYEWRKLEPEGEGPPPCMYATASARSDGLLLLCGGRDANSVPLASAYGLAKHRDGRWEWAIAPGVSPSSRYQHAAVFVNARLHVSGGALGGGRMVEDSSSVAVLDTAAGVWCDTKSVVTSPRTGRYSADAAGGDAAVELTRRCRHAAAAVGDLIFIYGGLRGGVLLDDLLVAEDLAAAETTAAASHAAAAAAASNVQAGRLPGRYGFIDDRTRQAIPEAAADGSVVLGNPVAPPMNGDIYTDISTENAMLQGPRRTAKGVEYLVEASAAEAEAISAALAAAKARQENGEAEVPDRDRGAEATPSGKQTSSLIKPDSAGANNVTPGGVRLHHRAVVVAAETGGALGGMVRQLSIDQFENEGRRVSYGTPESATAARKLLDRQMSINSVPKKVIAHLLKPRGWKPPVRRQFFLDCNEIADLCDSAERIFSGEPSVLQLRAPIKIFGDLHGQFGDLMRLFDEYGAPSTAGDIAYIDYLFLGDYVDRGQHSLETITLLLALKVEYPNNVHLIRGNHEAADINALFGFRIECIERMGERDGIWTWHRINKLFNWLPLAALIEKKIICMHGGIGRSINHVEQIENIQRPIPMEAGSIVLMDLLWSDPTENDSVEGLRPNARGPGLVTFGPDRVMEFCNNNDLQLIVRAHECVMDGFERFAQGHLITLFSATNYCGTANNAGAILVLGRDLVVVPKLIHPLPPAISSPETSPERHIEDTWMQELNANRPPTPTRGRPPVTNDRGSLAWI